The DNA sequence GCACTAAAatgtttataaataataaaatcaatatattttcgctacttttcatttatggttGGGAGTTCTGGAACGTAACCCTGCGATAAAATGAGGTTCTACCGTGCACAGTAGGTCTCCCGAATTGACAAtgcttttaatgtattttttttcccactttttaatttaataggGAACATTCTCAGCCGAAAGTAACACTCGTTGTCATCGTTCACTTGAGCTGCTTGAGATGAAGTGAGTGCAGGTAAGCCGtatttgtcatgtgaccaaacaTTAGCGCCAAAGCTCGACGTGAAGCCAAACGCCAACGATTTCTGCCTTCTTCTGCTGCTTTTAAACGCGTTTGTGGCGATGGATTATTTTTGTACGCTTGGTTTTCTGTAAgatttcaagtgtgtgtgtgtgtgtttgccaatAAAATTGGACCGAAGAGGGGGATGCTAtcagagagcgagcgagcgagagagagagagagagagagaggccttTTGTCAGAATGCATAAATAACTGTCTGCGGGATGTAAACATCACCGGTCATAACCCAGCAGAATTAAAACAAGCACTCTGGGCAGGATTAACACACGTTTTCCTCTTTTCTCTTCCTTTCCCCTTtaatttctcattttaaaagaaacaacaactTCCCTGTTAGTCTTTTTAATTCACGTTTTGCTATTTTTGGGCTTGCAACTAGCAAGTCTTTTAACTTGTTTTCAAAGATAATCTTTAGCGGGCCAACGTTTGTTTATGCAAAGGCGAGCGCATCCAGCTTTATCTTTTAGCAACAACACTGCCACTTATCTGCTCAGGTTCGGCTATTATTCCAAAAGGATAACAGAGGGGAGGTCACAACACAAACCAAAGCACAACAAAGTGTCAAAAGTGATACaaatagatatatatttatacctgCTAGTAGCATCTGTACAATTTCAAAGACTTGACTCAAAATGTTTACGCAGACTACATATGACACCGAGAACGCCTTTATTGTCTTTGGCCAGCAAAGACAATAaagaatgacttaaaaaaaagaaagaaaaaaaaaggcaatgcaTTTAAATAGTTTCTTGTTACGGGAACGAAAGGAGGAGGACATCATGGATTCCGTCCGTCCAGGCCGTTATTCCCACTCGAAAGTCCGCAGGGGACGAGACGTCCCAAAGAAATGTGAGGAGGTATCCAAAAGTTGGGTTTGTTTTGGTCACGATGCGGTGGTGCCACACAAGCGCGTGGAGCTCAACAGTTCCTTCAACTCGTTCTCAGGCTTGCCGGCGACCATGAAGGGCCACGTCTGTGGAGGCAAAAGCGCAAAAGTTGCAAACGTGCTTCCCACTTTTCCATTCAAGTTGCCTTGAAATGCGAACCTCGTGGATGTCgtcaaaatgcagtttttttcttACACGTTGTTTAAATCAGATCGTTATTGTTTTTAGGACGAGTTAGAACAAAAATCCATAAAGAAAAGTTACTTAAGCTCTAATGGTTGGTCATATTGAATTCACTGCTTTATGATAATAAtctgtggcattttttttttcaatgcatggAAAAATATTGCCTTAACAATTTCTTCTTCTGCATCTTATTCATTGGTTTGAATGTGAGTTCTAAAATAGCAACAGGTGCTGTAAAATGTGAAATTCTTCTTCAAAGAACAGAATTGAACAAGCATTTATGCTCCTTAAAATGAATGATGTGCTCAACTGATTGATTGTTCACGTTAGCAGGCCTCAACCAACAATTAAGCGACTACAAGCTCATATGGggcatttcattaggtacacgtgCTTATTTGATTTGTATTAGAAGCAGTCGTCATATTTGTCATCAAATGCAATTTatagttttcatttatttatgagaCAACTGTATATATACAACATGGATTTTTTACCGGTTAGCACATTGCAAGTGTGACTCAATTTTGTTATAAATATATCAAGTccttttgtgaaaataaattatttggatGCAGCAAGTGTAAAGTAATGATTATAAATGATGAATGAAATGCTGCATACTTGAGTTCATGCCAGCAAGAATTCATCTTTAAAATGCCTTTAAAATTCATGCAAGCAGGCAAGTGTACTTCAAAAGTGGACTTTATAATACTTTGACTTTTAGCAGTCTTGTTTGTTAGTTTATTTGTACACAAGTCGGCTATCTCAGCAAAACCCATACGGAGTTTTGCATCTGGCCCTGGACGTTGTCTGTCAGGCTCACCAGGTTGACGGGGTGGATGTATCCGCTCTCGTACTTGTCGTTGGCCAGCACCTGGCGCAGGTGCGCGATGTAGCTGGACGCCAGGCGCAGAGTGTCCAGCTTGGACAGTTTGGTGTCGGCCGGCACCCACGGCAGCGACGTCTTGAGGCGCGAGAAGGCCTTGGACAGGACGCGCATCCGGGCCCTTTCGCGCGCGTTGGCCGCGTTCCTCTGCACCTGTTTGCCCTCCCGCGGGCCTCCGCCGTCCTCCTGCTGCGCCGAGGAGGCCTTGCGGGACGGGGCCTTGCGCGACGCCGTCCTGCGGCGCTTGGTGGGCGGCGCGCGCGCGGCCGCTTGGCCTTCGCCGTCTTGGCTTTCGCCGTCTTGGCCTTCGCCGCTGGAGCTCTCCTCGGCGCTGTCCGCCGAGGCCAACTTGAAGATGCCGTCCAGCAGCTCGTCGTCCACGTCGCTCAGGGAGCCCGTGGACAtggtggcggtggcggtgggGGGGCGAGGGTGCGGGTGCGGGTGCGGGTGCGGGTGCGAGTGATGCGCGCGGGCCGGCTTCAGAAAGTGGGCGCCCGGGGGCTGCGTGCGTGGGTGGGTGCGCTCATGAGTGGTGCGGAAATCTCCGCTGGACTTGGTTTTATCTCCGCGAGTAGCGAGGGCGGCGGCCTGCGCGCATGGGAGGAGAAAATGGACGGGGAAGGTCCACGGAGCAGTCTCACAAACGGCAAacttttattgggggggggggggggggtatttctCAGCTTTTATACaggcaatgcttttttttcttcttttttttaaagtttgaatACATCTGCAATGGCACAACAACACTGCATTATACAATGCTGGCATGGATAGCCAAACTAAGGAATGTTATTTGTCggaaataaatcattttcagagcTACATTTTGCTCaagcatttaaataaaagtagAAGTTGACTCTTACttcaataaaagtaaataaatacagactATTTAATCGCAAAAGttgacaacaacaatgaaaaataaaagccttttcTGCACTTGTATGGTGAAATAAAAATGGAGTATTCAACAGATTAGGCCTATCCCTCAATTATTCAAGTAATTGTGGAAACAATGATAttgtgtaattaactcatttgctcccaaaaacgtataaatacgctctattttaaatgcccctaagacgtttttttatgctagagcattacagaaggttttgatgcagcgtctgaactgaagagaacgcttgaacagccagcaggtggcagtagagtataagagatcaaccagggccatgttgcaaaacaaGATCATTTCCCCACAATttaaagcagatttgtgaataatgatgaaacttagctacttctacttttcctgatgaatgaagagactctaatctttcttttgttaggttcctttttttttatagcaatagaacacaatattctgtgggccttgcaaaatcagtcaaaatccagtaaagcaaaggtgaagggggttgcttcagtcaaaatggctgccagtgaatgagttaaacaacatGCTGGATGAGGTGCGGCAGTTTTTGTCCTCTTGCCATCTTCATGTTCTGCTGTCGTAGCTGTAACTTTAACTGTGTTTAGTAtttggcctggtgagtgacgtgggtgtcaacGAATGAGCGTGTAGCATTAACTGGCCGCCTGCGGGTTTACTGTAATTGACATTGATTCGCTTATTTCGGTCTTGTGGATTTTAGACATGCTCTTGTGGTACACGCTGCATTTTGAAGTGTTCAATCATCTCAAACTTTGGACATTCTTTGCCTTTTACAGATTATTTCCTCTTGTCTTGCCGCCATCCTGACATCTTATTTCTACACTGAGTGGTGCATGTAAATTAGACCTGTTTTCACCTGGTCTAAATCCAGCCCACTTTCTGTCACGTGACAGAGCCCGACATTGATTCTGGGAAACAAAGGGCCGAattccatacttttttttttttgggggggggggggggggtatttatttgagatgaaaaaaatggtCAAGAAAAGCCGAGGTTTGCGCTTTGTTGCGTCCCAGCGCTGCTCAATGCGAGCAATTTGATTCACAGGAAGTTGCCTGATGGTTGGATGACGTGTACTTAGCGCGCAGACCCTTCCACTCACACGGCGCACAGAACTTTCAGCACATTGTGCCAGTTCGCCGGGTGGAGTGCAAGGACAAgcaggggggaggggggctgggtttaaaaaaaaaaaaggggggtggggggggtcacGTCTCAAATGGCAAACTGGCGCCTCGACCCCCTCTGATGTAATGGATACGAGGTACCCCGCAATCCCCCGTTTGGCCTTCCTTAGCCTCCATCGCACCTCGCAACCGCGTGCCGGCGACGCCAGCAGATTTGGAGAAGACTCGAGATCGCCAGCGAGGAGTCCGAGTCCCTCCTGGGTGGGCTCCAATTCAAAGCGGAAAAGTGGGCCAGATTGATGATGCACCTCTGAGCTGCGCGCGCTCACCAGAGAGAAGAACAAGGCCGGCCGGGAAGGACGCAAAATAGctcgtgaaaaaaaagaaaaagttgtgcACGTCCGCCTTTGTttgctgaaaaaacaaaatcattttatgACCGTTCATTATTTACATGCGGTGCAAAAGGTCCTCGTCAAATTGCTTCATTTCCTCGTCCGTGTTATTCTTAGGACAAATAAATTGTCTTGATAGCACTGCAGAATTTAGCGGAAATTCAGCCCCGTGAGCCACTTTCACGTCATGACTGAAAAGGCAtcgaaagtctgccattttggtttggagcagccattttagggacAATTTCATTAACTCCAAGAAAATAGCAACTTTAATTCTGCTCAAATCTGCTCTCAAAATGACATTGAGATGAGGAATCCTCGTGGAGATGTTCAAACAAAGCCAAAGTATTTCCTCAACTTCCTGACATACGACAACAGGTGGACGTCAGGATATCAGCAAGGGAGGgttgaagaaagacaaaaacgGGGGGACCGAGACCCTTATGGAAGGACATGCTGCTAATTAGCCGGTTGGATGTCAAAGGTCACCGTGGTGGTCTGATGTCACCATTAAGGGACGGCTTCCAGATGTTGCTCACTAAGAGCTGCTTGTGGTCATCGAATGTAACAAGTTGCTCAAAGATGATCAACTGACATTGCGGTAACTTAATTATTGCGCTTCAAGAACTAATTGGCGTTATTCTCAAATGTAGAATGTACAAAGTCATGTTTTTATCATACCGCAAGTTTGAGTTGAATCGATAAAAATCGTATTGCATCCCATTTATCCAGATATGCATCGAATTGTCTTTTATGAGAGATATAAATCGGTTCAACGACTTTTTTCTTtgaattgaattcatttggataGTTCGGACTTTAAAGAGCTTTTGCGTCTTGTTTGATCTTAATAACCATGAAAAAAGCTACAGCCAAACTTTTATCGAATCAAAATCGTAATCCCATCATGATACCGCGTGTATTAAGAATCGTCTTTTGTCAAAtagaagaacttttttttttttttttaaaccgtacACCTGGCCTGATTGACCTTCACACACATACCACATTGCTGcatcgtaaaaaaaacaaacaaaccgttGTTCCGATTGCTGCTGTTATCGGGAAACGTCGTCGCAAACTGATCATCGGCGTCCGCTTGCGTTTGTGTGGCGGGCCGAACAAGAAGCCAAATATTGTCTCATTCACCAGTGGGAAACCATCCCACGTTTTTGTCACGTGGAAatgaaatcataaaaatgaaatcGGAAAATGGGGTGGGGGGTCCAAAATGGAGCATTTGGATCCAAAATGGAGCATTTGGCGGGGAGGCCGTGCGAGGAATAACAACTGTAATCTGTGAAGGAAGCCGGGGGTGAGCAAAACATCATCCATCTTTGTCCGAACACTCCGGCTCTCTGTCCATTatcacgaccccccccccccgcccccccctccctcaccaCCACTCCCGGCAACCCCCCCAAcgcacaaccacacacacatccaagatacacacaacacaacacaagggCGGCTTCTTCTCAGTTCGAGTCCGTCTTGAAgcccaaaaaatccaaatccaaaaaAGGGGGGGATGTCGAGAGTGCAAAGACCCAACGGGCAGCGACCGGAACAGGATGTGGCGGACAATAAGAGAGAGTTATGAACATTTTGATTGCATGGCGAatacgatgatgacgatgatgatgatatttccaaaagacaacaaacaatCCCTTTGATATTTGCTGACAGGAGCACCCGGAAGGGAGGAAACTCGTCACGCCAGCAAACTCAAGACCACGTTGCGGGTTCGCGGCCTGGAAGTTTTCATCCTACGCTGGGAACACGTTCAAGGGTATTGCTTggaatgaacacacacacacacacacatttctcttCGTAAGCACGTGACGGATGTGTCATTCAGAAAAGTCCAAAAGTTTGGCAGCTGTCACAAATGCAGCAACTCCGAACCGCTGACGTCATCACCGTCTGTTTTATCGTCATTGATGTGCGAACATCCGTCCGTTTTTCACAAATCGCAACTGTGTCGTCTTCTGCGTTTCTCGATTGCGTCACTCGTGGCTCTTTTGTGAAGCAGATGCAACGTTGTCATTTTGCCGACGTCTCGGGTCAAAGTGCCAAAGCGGTCGTTGGGTCCCAGAAGCGACGTCGCGTTCCAGAGTTCTGCTTTCTGTCACCGTCGGCCGCTCGCCACTTTAGAAACAAAGTGCGGACTTTTCAACCTCCCATTCAAGACTTTgggtgtgtttatgtgtgagacTTCTGCACTCCACTAAATCCTTTTGCCgcaaactgcccccccccccatcctcaccccccccccaaccacaaCATTCAGAGTCAAAACAGTTGAGCGCAAACAAACTTTTCAACTTTTACAGCCAAGACGCAAACAACACACGAGCACTTTACACACTTGCAAGTGTGTCGGCCTGCCAGAAAAATAAATGGAGGCAAAACAGAAATCACAAACGTCCATGCTGATGTACGCAATCAGGTCAATATTTAGGACCATGTCTAAAAAATCGCACACTAAACAAATGACCATAATTGGATGAGGGAAATTAACAATCTATTTCATTTGATATTATTTCTTTGTCAAGCGGACCAAATTCCTcaaaatgtgtatgtatttttttttaaatggtgtttatttactttttaaattgtatgtaATTGTTTATACTCAACTCACAAATCTCACTTATTAATGCCGTTCGTAACCAAAATACAAATTGCTTAGAACCACTTGATAAGTATCATATTATAATTTTGTAAAACATCTTGATTTGTATCCAATTGAATGTTTTTGAGAGGTATCAATTTcattaactattattattatatttcatttCTTTGTACGGAAATGTGTAACTGTTCAGTAAACTATTTTGACTGGCGAGTACGTTTGAAggcattttaaaatatgtgcaAATGTACTtgcaggctaaatgctacaaacatagcatatttctTTAtcgatgtatttattttcaatacacCGTTGAAATATGGGCGGGAGGGGGGGGCTGAACCTAAGTAACGCACTGCAGGCATAATAATACATCATAAACgttattaataaacatttttaaaattaaatttccaACTTATTGATGTAATTTCACTCGCACAAGGcgttatgggaaaatatgctacgTTTGTAGCATTTAAAGCTTACAAagtatgtttgaatgtatttgcaaatatgctcaaacttatttaaatgaaaaaatgtttccTCCACGTTGGCAGTTCGACACTTTCGTACCATTATTTGTATTGATCAAAGTGaccaggtgtacctaatattatgTCTGCTAGCACATTTGCCAATCTTcctaagcccccccccccccgcccgcccccgccccctccaATTATGACCTCACCGCATCATATCTTGTGACTGATACGAACATGCGCTCATTATCATCCCGTGTGCTTGCGCTATCAGCGATTCCGTAGGAGTGGTCCGTCCCTGAACGCGGCCGGCGTTGTCGGCCTTCCGGCGCTGGCCCAACAAACTCCAGGCTCACGCGAGGAACGCCTGGCAGGCCGTCTGCCGCCCGTCAGCGGATAAAGCGCAACCCCCAAGCGTGTTGATTGGGCCTCAGACGTCACCCGCATGAGCGCGtctccctcccttcctcctcGCGGGTCCCGTGGGGAGTTTGCGCCCGCCATGGAGACCCGTCCTGGGCTAGCATCTGCCGCTACCGCCTCCGagatctcctcctcctccttcaggAAGGTAACTTGTACAATGATTTGACTTATGGATGACTAAAtgttacatacacacacaaatgcatggTCTGGTGTATGTATTTAAatgaggggtgtcaggcaattaaaaatgttaatcgtaattaatcgaatgacttcaaTACGAttcatcgcaaattttatatctgtcctaaataTACGTTATAAGTTATATAAGTTTTAATTTTCCtgtagaaataataaaataattcataaaagtggagttcaaatgaaaaagatgtcctgtactgtcgatattgatttgtgttgaggtcgttttctgccactagatggcatcattgcatttgtaagacgttggcgacagctctgcatttttcttttcatgttaagaGCTATCAAATCTTTTAACATCAAGtcaattctgcacattttttaaattgtaaaatgcattaATAGCACGTGAATTAATGTTAATACAAATTACAATTATATTTCTTGCTATCTTATCATGAAATTAAGAATCCAAATTTCTGAATGAGATCAACGAATAtatgaaataatacattttaatccgTCAATTTTGAGCAAAAATATGGATAAATGAGTACAAGCAATACGACAGACCTTTTGAGAATATAAATATTTGAGTTGCCAGATTAAAGAATGGGCCCCCGTGCATTGGCGAACCCTGGTGCGGGCCTCACCTAAGCCGTCACATAACATCTCATCTTAATCTGTGTTTTCACGAAAGTGCGGCTGGCGGTCCCGTGAGACGCCGACATAATGCTAGCGGAAGACAACAGAGGTGAGATGGGACTCCTGATAAAAAGACGGCAAATCTCTGGGGAGCCCCGCAATCCTCTCAACCCCGATTCCAAAAGGCAGGAAGCAGACAAgtgcccgtccgtccgtccgtccgtgtgtgtgcgtgcgtgcgtgtgtatgttaGCTCATTAGTGTGTGAACGTGTTTGTTTGTACGTGTGAGTGCGACCCGAGCTCCGGTCCACTTAGTTGCGGAGGACAGATGCCAAAGCATCTCGCCTCTGTGGCCTAATTGCAAACAGATgtgcgctaagctaaccttaGCGCTTCATGCTAATTATTGcgtaataatatttaaaatggtgaTGAAAAATAGACTGCTtttgcaaaaactaaaatggagAGGAAAACTGATGACACTTCTTCCTGCTCCTTTTCACGGGGGGgcaatgtggggggggggggatacagaTCACATCCATCAGCTAAATGACGCTCTTTGTCTTTTCCATCTCGGATGCTAATTAAAGATAATAAACCGTGCGGCTCATTTCTCTGCAGCGCCAAACGGGACGTCACGTCTGTCCGCTCAACCTCGCACTTGCGCACATGTGGCCACCCCGCGggcgacacgcacacacacacacacacacatatacttgGCGGTGGCGCCAACACAGGTGCTCGCCGCACATCGAAAGTTCACGCCACGTTACGTGTTTACGCAAGTCGTGAATGATAACGCGTCAACGCGGAACGTCGTTTGTCTAAGTTAccttcaggtttttttttatttttcggtTCGGCTTcgctttttaattttctttttttctgacgtAAATTGTTGCCATCATCATTTAACCTTTCAGAAATGCtggacaaatgaaaacaaaatggctgacttgcgGTTCGTTTTaggacttgttttgtacatcttggtATGATAgacatttgattttgtttctaAGGTGAAACTAGTTTTGGTTGTTGCTTTTCTAGCACGTGTTCCATTTGGGTCACGGCAAAGTCCACGAATAATTGCCATGTCGTCATTTGGGAGTAGTAAATGAGTTGAAAGATTGTTTTCTTCGAGTGTGATAGCACCATCGGAACATCGATGCTATttattagcctgtctatggtgttagcatgaagctagcacAGTTATGTGCTTGTTAAAATATGCAACATGTActtaattctctttgttttatgtttatgttcTGTTGGGAAGTGACTTGTGTTGAGTTCACAGATTTTTGATGTGCtcacaaatcaaagcaaaaaaaaatgctgaactaCAGTTTGTATCTTGAGAAAGTTAGTAAGTTGTAGTAgttgccttggcggaggtctccAGCTCACATTGACTTTTCCTTTTTGGCTTGAATCTCGATTGCTGTTTCCATCCGTGGCTTTCTCCCGGTTTGTGATTGGCTGGGATGGTGAAAGCCACGCCCACCTGTTGCTCTTTCCCCTTTGCAATTTTTACCTGGACTTAaaaaagccactttttttttttactgtgcagCGAGATGAAAGATGCGCTTTTTTTGCCCATTAGTGCTAAAACGGCACAAGAGCTGAAGTGGAATTAACGGTTGTGGTTCCGGCCGGGGCCCGCCGAGCCGCTGCGTCGCATCGCGTGCGTGTGGAAGGCTGGTGAGGACGCACACGACCACACACGcacgtgtgcacgtgtgtggcTCTGTATTTATACTCCAGCATAACTTCGAGGACAGATAATGGCTGATGGGACAGTCGTAAAAATAAGCGGGCGCAGGTTTGTTTGGATGAAGGAACCTTCCTTGGCCTCCCCTCCTTCACAATCCCGCCGACGTCTGCTTCTCGATGTGCGCCGTTTGCGTCAAAGTATCGGGACAGAGCGTGAGAATGGAAGAAAATGAGTTTGGCAAGACCTTTGACGAGTGTCACCATCCAGCTTTTGCTCGAAACGAGCATTTGTTTGCATAAAGTGGGTTACaagtctgttagcttaatgctaatacataATGGCAAACACCATAGGCTGGCTAACGAATAGTATCTGCTGTTTGTGGCGATGTTTCAATCTTTTGAGCAACAGAAACATGTACAAcaacaggcatatattctttatcttctgtgaAGAACAACTCATATTCCTGCTGACGAGTTGCCTTTTAATTCTTAACATTCTGTCCTTTAGCATTCTGCACacattaatatattaaaaataataattagaatcTCTGGTGaaaaggacattttatttttagaacaaaaacaaacaaaagaaaaattaaaattgaaccgacattttcattaacataaaactttttttttaatgcaaagaaCTAGCAAACGTGTTCAATAAACTCATTAAAAgaaacttaaatttaaaaaaaaaaaatgaaaaatcccaatCTATGCTAGCCCTTCAGATGGCGCAATTGCTAGCGGTTAATTACgttg is a window from the Vanacampus margaritifer isolate UIUO_Vmar chromosome 19, RoL_Vmar_1.0, whole genome shotgun sequence genome containing:
- the tcf21 gene encoding transcription factor 21 — translated: MSTGSLSDVDDELLDGIFKLASADSAEESSSGEGQDGESQDGEGQAAARAPPTKRRRTASRKAPSRKASSAQQEDGGGPREGKQVQRNAANARERARMRVLSKAFSRLKTSLPWVPADTKLSKLDTLRLASSYIAHLRQVLANDKYESGYIHPVNLTWPFMVAGKPENELKELLSSTRLCGTTAS